Proteins from one Carassius gibelio isolate Cgi1373 ecotype wild population from Czech Republic chromosome A25, carGib1.2-hapl.c, whole genome shotgun sequence genomic window:
- the LOC127947174 gene encoding histone H2A produces the protein MSGRGKTGGKARAKAKTRSSRAGLQFPVGRVHRLLRKGNYAERVGAGAPVYLAAVLEYLTAEILELAGNAARDNKKTRIIPRHLQLAVRNDEELNKLLGGVTIAQGGVLPNIQAVLLPKKTEKPAKTK, from the coding sequence ATGAGCGGAAGAGGCAAAACCGGTGGTAAGGCCAGAGCCAAGGCTAAGACCCGTTCTTCCAGGGCAGGACTTCAGTTCCCCGTCGGTCGTGTTCACAGACTCCTCCGCAAGGGGAACTACGCCGAGCGCGTCGGTGCCGGTGCTCCGGTATATCTGGCCGCTGTACTCGAGTACCTGACAGCTGAGATCCTGGAGCTGGCTGGAAACGCCGCTCGGGACAACAAGAAGACCCGTATCATCCCCCGTCACCTGCAGCTGGCGGTGCGTAACGACGAGGAGCTCAACAAACTCCTGGGCGGAGTGACCATCGCTCAGGGCGGCGTGCTGCCCAACATCCAGGCCGTGCTGCTGCCCAAGAAGACCGAGAAGCCCGCCAAGACCAAATAA
- the LOC127947161 gene encoding histone H3-like: MARTKQTARKSTGGKAPRKQLATKAARKSAPATGGVKKPHRYRPGTVALREIRRYQKSTELLIRKLPFQRLVREIAQDFKTDLRFQSSAVMALQESSEAYLVGLFEDTNLCAIHAKRVTIMPKDIQLARRIRGERA; the protein is encoded by the coding sequence ATGGCAAGAACCAAACAAACCGCTCGTAAGTCCACCGGAGGTAAAGCCCCGAGGAAGCAGCTCGCCACCAAAGCTGCCCGTAAGAGCGCTCCGGCCACCGGCGGCGTCAAGAAGCCTCACCGTTACAGGCCCGGCACCGTGGCTCTGCGGGAGATCCGTCGCTACCAGAAGTCCACCGAGCTGCTGATCCGCAAGCTACCCTTCCAGCGTCTGGTGCGAGAGATCGCTCAGGACTTCAAGACGGATCTGCGCTTCCAGAGCTCCGCCGTCATGGCCCTGCAGGAGTCCAGCGAGGCTTATCTGGTCGGTCTGTTCGAGGACACCAACCTGTGCGCCATCCACGCCAAGAGAGTCACCATCATGCCCAAAGACATCCAGCTGGCCCGCCGCATCCGTGGAGAGCGCGCCTAA
- the LOC127947187 gene encoding histone H2B, with the protein MPEPAKSAPKKGSKKAVTKTAAKGGKKRRKSRKESYAIYVYKVLKQVHPDTGISSKAMGIMNSFVNDIFERIAGESSRLAHYNKRSTITSREIQTAVRLLLPGELAKHAVSEGTKAVTKYTSSK; encoded by the coding sequence ATGCCTGAACCAGCGAAGTCTGCTCCCAAGAAGGGCTCCAAGAAAGCCGTCACTAAGACCGCGGCTAAAGGAGGAAAGAAGCGCAGAAAGTCCAGGAAGGAGAGCTACGCTATCTATGTGTACAAAGTACTGAAGCAGGTTCATCCTGACACCGGGATCTCTTCCAAGGCGATGGGGATCATGAACTCTTTCGTTAACGACATCTTCGAGCGCATCGCCGGTGAGTCGTCTCGTCTCGCTCACTACAACAAGCGCTCCACCATCACCTCGAGAGAGATCCAGACCGCCGTGCGTCTGCTGCTGCCCGGAGAGCTGGCCAAACACGCCGTGTCTGAGGGCACCAAGGCCGTCACCAAGTACACCAGCTCCAAGTGA